The Crocosphaera subtropica ATCC 51142 genome includes a window with the following:
- a CDS encoding adenosine deaminase yields MALYADLHRHLGGSVVPRILWRYFKRHNPDMAQRFPEYPTFEEFYTRKRNTLDEYLELHTLVESVQTEQTLPYFIYRLIRGAYIFENLAYLELRYTPYLRTPEHLNQSQRIEAMTNIVQIVGKASQVKEYPIIISQILCMHSRLPYEVNKAIVELAAQMRDYVCAIDVAGGDSHYGERLDEFIDLYKYARSLGLKTTGHLYETPEGCYPELLPYLMRIGHGIQIPLKHPELLPQLAEANQCLEVCPTTYLKTGTLEDLYQLKTVFDRCFDAGVDIAICTDNAGLHNVRLPFEFENLLTQDVIDFHQLQACQDAAFRHAFAWPYKEPPASLLIGLLNDDSSEEEQELLSV; encoded by the coding sequence GTGGCACTTTACGCGGACTTACATCGTCATCTCGGAGGTTCTGTGGTTCCTCGCATTCTTTGGCGATATTTCAAGCGTCATAACCCAGACATGGCGCAACGGTTTCCTGAATACCCTACTTTTGAAGAATTTTATACCCGCAAACGGAACACCCTGGATGAGTATTTAGAACTCCATACTTTAGTTGAAAGTGTACAAACAGAACAAACCCTTCCTTACTTTATTTATCGCCTAATTCGTGGGGCTTATATTTTTGAAAATTTGGCTTATTTGGAGTTACGCTATACCCCTTATCTTCGGACTCCAGAACACCTTAATCAGTCTCAAAGAATTGAGGCGATGACTAATATTGTGCAAATAGTTGGTAAGGCCAGTCAAGTCAAAGAATATCCGATTATTATTAGTCAAATTCTTTGTATGCACTCCCGTTTACCCTATGAAGTCAATAAGGCGATTGTAGAGTTAGCTGCACAAATGAGAGACTATGTATGTGCTATCGATGTAGCCGGGGGTGACTCCCATTATGGGGAACGATTAGACGAGTTTATTGATCTGTATAAATATGCGCGATCGCTTGGATTAAAAACCACTGGTCATCTTTATGAAACCCCGGAGGGTTGTTATCCTGAATTATTACCCTATTTAATGAGAATTGGTCACGGTATCCAAATTCCTTTAAAACATCCTGAACTATTACCCCAATTAGCTGAAGCAAATCAATGTTTAGAAGTGTGTCCTACCACTTATTTGAAAACAGGAACCTTAGAGGATTTATACCAGTTAAAAACAGTATTTGATCGCTGTTTTGATGCAGGAGTTGATATAGCTATCTGTACGGATAATGCTGGACTTCATAATGTACGTTTACCGTTTGAATTTGAAAATCTTTTGACTCAAGATGTGATTGATTTTCATCAGTTACAAGCTTGTCAAGATGCAGCCTTTCGTCATGCGTTTGCCTGGCCATATAAGGAACCGCCTGCTTCTTTATTAATTGGCTTACTCAATGACGATTCTTCAGAAGAAGAACAAGAATTATTGTCAGTTTAA
- a CDS encoding TIGR04376 family protein: MSIFDDFSRFLETRLEEFLKNNPHLELQALLEQLREQEQEALKLIIEKEGQKKRLETEILSLAEEIQSWHQRVAKAQAAGRLDLAQRAQEREAALLRQGNQLWGQMEAAKQQIANGKTLLTQIRQRKEEIQTKARQAQAAQAAQTQANYDTKGWNQTINYSVYNKATDPLEAEFQRWELDDELDQLKRNL; the protein is encoded by the coding sequence ATGAGTATTTTTGATGATTTCAGTCGCTTTCTAGAAACACGATTAGAGGAATTTTTGAAAAATAATCCTCATCTAGAATTGCAGGCCCTTTTAGAACAATTGAGAGAACAAGAACAAGAAGCTCTAAAACTAATTATTGAAAAAGAAGGACAAAAAAAGCGTTTAGAGACTGAAATTCTTTCCTTAGCTGAAGAAATCCAAAGTTGGCATCAACGAGTGGCAAAAGCTCAAGCTGCTGGACGCTTAGATTTAGCCCAAAGAGCGCAAGAAAGAGAAGCTGCTCTCTTGCGTCAAGGTAATCAATTATGGGGTCAAATGGAAGCAGCTAAACAACAAATTGCTAACGGGAAAACCCTATTAACTCAAATTCGACAGCGAAAAGAAGAAATTCAGACCAAAGCAAGGCAGGCTCAAGCTGCTCAAGCTGCTCAAACTCAAGCCAATTATGATACAAAAGGATGGAATCAAACCATTAATTATAGTGTCTACAATAAGGCGACTGATCCCCTAGAAGCAGAGTTCCAAAGGTGGGAGTTAGACGATGAGTTAGATCAATTAAAACGGAATCTTTAA
- a CDS encoding EAL domain-containing protein, giving the protein MDTLSSFRHILVIEDQKARRIVALEEATYSVGRESSNDIVIYEQVVSRRHATIVRVKLTPRLDSYSYRIIDGDLEGHRSTNGLLINGQLKDSHNLNHGDVIIFGPQAKVSYYIISTSLDIDLFNPLDPGQLQQEEEAMIETMMADDNNKSTLISDESLQERDHDDLIRLASFPELSPNPIIEIDFSGNLTYLNPAASIKFKTIGQDKLKHPVLAGLLSEVQNIQGNLLLREVMIGADIFEQYVHYLSEHQLIRSYLFDITARKQAEKNLEYRAFYDTLTDLPNRNYFDEKLEIALVKAKQNNHLMALLFLDLDSFKNVNDTLGHKIGDQLLKSFARRLSSCVRNNDVVSRWGGDEFTLLLPQINTPEDTINLAQRILDDLKQPFEVSGHQLYIKTSIGIAIYPQDGEDTETLLKNADAALYRAKERGKNHYRFYRSTMTSKASLLLKLENLLYKALEEEAFSLDYQPQLRLTNNKISGMEALLRWYHPELGQVSPLRLIPLAEKTDLIIPISLWVLKTACQQNKAWQKQGLPAIPIAVNLSTKQFQQPNLVNIVTQVLEETELDPHLLDLEITETAMMENIDFSQETLQKLRDIGVQISLDDFGTGYCSLAYLQKFPITTLKIDQSFIQTLQNNPANTAIISAIIGLGKSFDLRVIAEGVETLQQLEFLQRLHCQEIQGFWFSRPLKPADATTFLSQV; this is encoded by the coding sequence ATGGACACCCTATCATCCTTTCGCCATATTCTTGTCATTGAAGACCAAAAAGCCCGACGTATCGTTGCTTTAGAAGAAGCAACTTATAGTGTTGGCCGAGAATCGAGTAATGATATTGTTATTTATGAGCAAGTTGTTTCTCGTCGCCATGCGACCATTGTACGAGTTAAGCTAACCCCCCGATTAGATAGTTATTCTTATCGCATTATTGATGGAGATTTAGAAGGTCATCGCAGTACCAATGGTTTATTAATTAATGGGCAGTTAAAAGACTCTCATAATTTAAACCATGGTGATGTCATTATTTTTGGTCCTCAAGCCAAGGTTAGTTATTATATTATTTCTACATCCTTAGATATTGATTTATTTAATCCTCTTGATCCTGGGCAATTACAACAAGAGGAGGAAGCAATGATAGAAACAATGATGGCTGATGATAATAATAAATCAACCTTGATTAGTGATGAGAGTTTACAAGAGCGAGATCACGATGATTTGATTCGATTAGCTTCTTTTCCTGAACTAAGTCCTAATCCAATTATTGAAATTGATTTTTCAGGAAATTTAACTTATCTCAATCCAGCAGCTAGTATTAAGTTTAAAACCATTGGACAAGATAAATTAAAACATCCTGTTTTAGCGGGGTTACTTTCAGAAGTTCAGAATATTCAAGGGAATTTATTATTAAGAGAAGTTATGATAGGTGCTGATATTTTTGAGCAGTACGTTCATTATTTATCAGAACATCAACTTATTAGAAGTTATTTATTTGATATTACGGCTAGAAAACAGGCTGAAAAAAATCTAGAATACCGAGCTTTTTATGATACATTAACAGATTTACCCAATCGGAATTATTTTGATGAAAAGTTAGAAATCGCATTAGTTAAAGCGAAGCAAAATAACCATTTAATGGCATTACTTTTTCTTGATTTAGATTCTTTTAAAAATGTTAATGATACGTTGGGTCATAAAATCGGGGATCAATTACTCAAAAGTTTTGCTCGACGATTAAGTTCCTGTGTCCGAAATAACGATGTTGTCTCTCGTTGGGGAGGGGATGAATTTACCTTATTATTACCTCAAATTAATACGCCAGAAGATACCATTAATTTAGCACAACGGATTCTAGATGATCTTAAACAACCTTTTGAAGTTTCTGGGCATCAATTATATATTAAAACCAGTATTGGAATTGCTATTTATCCTCAAGATGGAGAGGACACAGAAACTTTATTAAAAAACGCTGATGCAGCCCTTTATCGGGCTAAAGAACGAGGTAAAAATCATTACCGTTTTTATCGGTCAACAATGACTTCTAAGGCCTCTTTATTATTAAAGTTAGAAAATCTTTTATATAAAGCTTTAGAAGAAGAAGCCTTTTCTTTAGATTATCAACCTCAATTAAGATTGACTAATAATAAAATTAGTGGAATGGAGGCTCTTTTGCGATGGTATCATCCAGAATTAGGCCAGGTTTCTCCTCTTAGATTAATTCCTTTAGCTGAAAAAACAGACTTGATTATTCCGATTAGTTTATGGGTATTGAAAACAGCTTGCCAACAAAATAAAGCTTGGCAAAAACAAGGCTTACCAGCTATTCCTATTGCGGTTAATTTATCTACAAAACAATTTCAACAACCCAACTTAGTTAATATCGTTACTCAAGTTTTAGAAGAAACAGAATTAGACCCCCATTTGTTAGACTTAGAAATCACGGAAACGGCCATGATGGAAAATATTGATTTTTCCCAAGAAACCTTACAAAAATTAAGAGATATAGGGGTACAAATTTCCTTAGATGATTTTGGAACCGGCTATTGTTCGTTGGCCTATTTACAAAAATTTCCTATCACTACCCTAAAAATTGATCAATCTTTTATCCAAACTTTACAAAATAATCCTGCAAATACGGCCATCATTTCTGCTATAATTGGCCTAGGAAAAAGCTTCGATCTTAGGGTCATCGCCGAGGGAGTAGAAACCTTACAACAATTAGAATTTTTACAAAGATTGCATTGTCAGGAAATTCAAGGATTTTGGTTTAGTCGTCCCCTAAAACCTGCTGATGCCACTACATTTTTAAGTCAGGTGTAA
- a CDS encoding YkvA family protein has translation MKFPLQFVYDWYRRAIRHPQYSWLVILGTLVYFISPFDISPDVFPIAGQIDDFVLLTLLITELFSMVVERLQNSNQVTVEDSPEGETIEVNAVSVDDSSN, from the coding sequence ATGAAATTTCCGTTACAATTTGTTTATGATTGGTATCGTAGGGCAATACGTCATCCTCAGTATAGTTGGCTGGTAATTTTAGGAACGTTAGTTTATTTTATCAGTCCCTTTGATATTTCTCCCGATGTCTTTCCTATTGCTGGACAAATTGATGATTTCGTGTTACTAACGTTATTGATAACAGAATTATTTTCAATGGTAGTTGAAAGATTACAAAACTCAAATCAAGTCACCGTAGAAGATTCTCCAGAAGGTGAGACAATAGAAGTGAATGCGGTTTCTGTAGATGACAGTTCAAATTAG
- a CDS encoding response regulator transcription factor, which produces MSDSATILLVDDEPSVRESVQAYLEYSGDLTVKVASNATDAWRILEKITPDVIISDIMMPEVDGYQFLEKLRDDPRFQGIPVIFLTARGMTSDRIKGYNSGCDAYLPKPFDPEELEAIVKNLLERRKTNEKTATDSAKLEEIAQEIRELKQQLGQQQNTLTTTPSPIKIDLTPREQSVLDLVAEGLMNKEIAARLETSVRNVEKYVSRLFSKTGTNSRTELVRFALKHGLTE; this is translated from the coding sequence ATGAGTGATTCTGCAACAATATTATTAGTTGATGATGAACCGAGTGTTAGAGAATCGGTACAAGCTTATTTAGAATATAGCGGAGATTTAACGGTTAAAGTTGCAAGTAATGCAACTGATGCTTGGAGAATATTAGAAAAAATAACACCTGATGTGATTATTTCTGATATTATGATGCCAGAAGTAGATGGTTATCAGTTCTTAGAAAAGTTACGAGATGACCCCCGTTTTCAGGGAATTCCTGTTATTTTCTTAACCGCTAGGGGAATGACCTCTGATCGCATTAAGGGTTATAATTCTGGTTGTGATGCTTATTTACCGAAACCCTTTGATCCTGAAGAATTAGAAGCAATTGTTAAGAATTTATTAGAACGTCGCAAAACCAATGAAAAAACCGCTACTGACTCGGCAAAATTAGAAGAAATCGCCCAGGAAATTCGAGAATTAAAACAACAACTTGGACAACAACAAAACACTTTAACCACGACTCCATCCCCCATCAAAATTGATTTAACTCCAAGAGAACAAAGTGTTTTAGACTTGGTTGCAGAAGGTTTAATGAATAAAGAAATTGCAGCACGTTTAGAGACAAGTGTGAGAAATGTAGAAAAATATGTCAGTCGTTTGTTTAGTAAAACAGGGACAAATAGTCGCACGGAGTTAGTTCGTTTTGCTTTAAAACATGGCTTAACGGAATAG
- a CDS encoding EAL domain-containing protein, giving the protein MSNASEVRHLLVIADQKSRRIVPLTDNTYSIGRDPHSNILLYDRQVSRHHATLLKIDDQKNDQPCYRIIDGNVQGKRSTNGIAVNGKYCLSHDLAPGDLIRFGNQSQANYHIIANSSELDLLKESDSDSQLVDKELELDDLPSVDQFASLDEIFLEDEDDDQPKTMAFGNQKKNKGSELLKNQTSLADSNPNPIIEVDFQGQITYVNAAAKIKFPDLIKLQSFHPVLQNLIGNKTSTEGTSFIREVQFEQSFFEQHIHYLKESECLRSYLFEITKYRKRELKLTAGKDRYRFFFEQTQEGILVINPDTKHIIETNQAYCKLLGYSSAEIIGCNLYQLLEINRDVFNEQLEKITPENPYIIRESFHRHQNGSLLAVAGKISLTTYQGQEVLCLIVRDIRDRKQAEEELQYQLLHDPLTNLPNRELFKQQLGVALAHAQRHEHLLAVIFIDIDSFTHINNTLGHSLGDKVLQSFGERLSSCIRAGDTVTRWGSDEFVLLLPQIKNTEDTVKLAQRIFETLQRPFVLDEHRLQIKCSIGIAIYPQDGDNAEGLLKNADTALYRTKEQGRNHYQFYSPHLTAEAELLLRLESLLHQALEKKQFSLYYQPQLQYKTGKIVGMEALLRWETPAFGMIMPQKFLPLAAKTNLILHLSKWVLKTACEQNLSWQKDGLPPIPVTVNLSAREFQQPHLATVVASILDETGLDPQWLELELTELTLRQNLNLARKTLQDLQNLGVRIALDDFGRGFSSLGYLKQFSFRTLKLHQDFIRDLRGTSEELGLIAAILAIGKGFNLRVVAEGVETSDQLKILEDLDCTEIQGYWFSRPLPTKEATELLSKITRNNYMDSVNFMS; this is encoded by the coding sequence ATGAGTAATGCCTCAGAAGTCCGCCACCTGTTAGTAATCGCCGATCAAAAATCTCGACGTATTGTCCCTTTAACGGATAATACCTATTCTATCGGTCGTGATCCCCATAGTAATATTTTGTTATACGATCGCCAAGTTTCTCGTCATCATGCCACTTTGTTGAAGATTGATGATCAAAAGAATGACCAGCCCTGTTATCGTATCATTGATGGGAATGTACAGGGAAAAAGAAGTACCAATGGCATTGCTGTTAACGGTAAATATTGTCTGTCCCACGATTTAGCCCCAGGGGATTTAATTCGTTTTGGTAATCAATCTCAAGCGAACTATCATATTATCGCTAATTCCTCTGAACTTGATTTATTAAAAGAGTCAGACTCGGATAGTCAACTTGTTGATAAGGAATTGGAATTAGATGATTTGCCGTCTGTTGATCAGTTTGCCTCCCTTGATGAAATTTTCTTAGAAGACGAGGATGATGATCAACCTAAAACGATGGCATTTGGTAACCAGAAAAAAAATAAAGGGTCAGAACTGTTGAAAAATCAAACTTCTTTAGCTGATTCTAATCCCAATCCCATTATAGAAGTTGATTTTCAAGGACAAATTACTTATGTTAATGCTGCTGCTAAAATCAAGTTTCCTGACTTAATTAAATTACAATCTTTTCATCCTGTTCTGCAAAATCTCATTGGCAATAAAACGTCGACAGAGGGAACTTCTTTTATACGAGAAGTGCAATTTGAGCAAAGTTTTTTTGAACAACATATTCATTATTTAAAAGAAAGTGAATGTTTAAGAAGTTATTTATTTGAAATCACAAAATATCGGAAAAGAGAACTTAAATTAACGGCAGGAAAAGATCGCTACCGTTTCTTTTTTGAGCAAACCCAAGAGGGAATTTTAGTTATTAATCCAGATACAAAACATATTATTGAAACCAACCAAGCTTATTGTAAATTATTAGGGTACAGTAGTGCTGAAATTATTGGTTGTAATCTTTATCAATTACTAGAAATAAATCGGGATGTTTTTAATGAACAATTAGAAAAAATAACCCCAGAAAATCCTTATATTATTAGGGAATCTTTTCATCGTCATCAAAATGGTTCATTACTAGCGGTTGCTGGTAAAATTAGCCTTACCACCTATCAAGGACAAGAAGTTTTATGTTTAATTGTTAGAGATATTCGTGACCGCAAACAAGCAGAAGAAGAATTACAATATCAACTGCTTCATGATCCTCTGACTAATTTACCCAATCGAGAATTATTTAAGCAACAATTAGGGGTAGCTTTAGCCCATGCCCAACGTCATGAACATTTATTAGCAGTGATATTTATTGATATTGATTCCTTCACTCATATTAATAATACGTTAGGCCATTCTCTGGGTGATAAAGTATTACAAAGTTTTGGAGAAAGATTAAGTTCTTGTATTCGTGCAGGGGATACCGTAACTCGTTGGGGAAGTGATGAATTTGTTTTATTATTACCTCAGATTAAAAATACGGAAGATACCGTTAAATTAGCTCAACGTATTTTTGAAACCTTACAACGTCCCTTTGTCTTAGATGAACATCGTCTGCAAATAAAATGTAGCATTGGTATTGCCATTTATCCTCAAGATGGAGACAACGCAGAAGGGTTACTGAAAAATGCCGATACAGCTTTATATCGAACTAAAGAACAGGGACGAAACCATTATCAATTTTATAGTCCCCATTTAACCGCAGAAGCCGAACTTTTATTACGGCTAGAAAGTTTGCTACATCAAGCGTTAGAAAAAAAACAATTTTCTCTTTACTATCAACCCCAACTGCAATATAAAACAGGAAAAATTGTGGGGATGGAAGCCTTATTACGCTGGGAAACGCCGGCTTTTGGCATGATTATGCCCCAAAAATTCTTACCGTTAGCGGCAAAAACTAACTTAATTTTACATTTGAGTAAATGGGTGTTAAAAACCGCTTGTGAACAAAATCTATCTTGGCAAAAAGATGGTTTACCTCCAATTCCTGTCACAGTTAACCTTTCTGCCAGGGAATTTCAACAACCCCATTTAGCGACAGTCGTAGCGAGTATTCTCGATGAAACTGGTCTTGATCCTCAATGGTTAGAATTAGAATTAACAGAGTTAACGTTACGACAAAATTTGAATTTAGCCCGTAAGACGTTACAAGACCTTCAAAATTTAGGGGTTCGCATTGCTTTGGATGATTTTGGCCGTGGTTTTTCCTCTTTGGGATATCTTAAACAATTTTCTTTTCGTACCTTAAAACTTCATCAAGACTTCATCCGAGACTTACGGGGAACCTCAGAGGAATTGGGGTTAATTGCTGCTATTTTAGCCATCGGCAAGGGGTTTAATCTGCGTGTTGTTGCTGAAGGGGTAGAAACCTCTGACCAACTAAAAATCCTAGAGGATCTCGATTGTACCGAAATTCAAGGCTATTGGTTTAGTCGTCCCCTACCGACCAAAGAAGCGACAGAACTCCTCAGCAAAATTACTAGGAATAATTATATGGATTCTGTAAACTTTATGTCTTGA